The following DNA comes from Coregonus clupeaformis isolate EN_2021a unplaced genomic scaffold, ASM2061545v1 scaf1508, whole genome shotgun sequence.
gtataataatataatataatagacaCAGATTAAGCGCAGTTCTGGACTAAAAACACGCCCAATGGAGAATCTCTATTGAAATACATTATTTAGTCCAGGGCTATGCTTAGTCTGTGTGCGGGAAACTGGCCCCTAGCATCTTACTAAACTTTTTTTTTATAAACATGATTTGGCACATAGGCTATTAGTGTGAGGTTATATATTGTCTTACAACACCACTATCTCTTAGATGTTGATCTAGGGAAACGCCTGCAAGGTACAACACTTCTAACATCCGTGGCGATAAATCAAAGATTTAACAACCCCATCAAAACGGATGATTAAAACAATAAAGGTCCAGAGCATGATCCAACTGTCTCCATAGAAGTCcgttttaaaaaactgttcgcatCAGATTTTCCCTGTCTCTTCATGTCGGCATCACTGGAAAACATCAGTGTCTTCCAACCATAGAGGCCCAGGACCAGGCCTCAGACCAGGGGAGTGGGTACAACCTCAGACAGATTTGACCTTGCGTCTCTGGGTGACCCATAGCAGGATGGAGACCAGGACTGTGGAGGCCCCTAGAAGCCCGAACACCTGGATTATAGGGAACTTCCCCTGTCAACAACAGCGAGGAGAACAACAATGTGACTCAGTGTTACCATAGCATTGACACCACAATGGGGGTTTGGTTGTTTTGTTTGAAAGGCTGTGAGTTCCCTTGGCAATTAACGCTCATTCTGTCTTTCAACAATCAGAGATTGGATATGAATGaatgttgttgatgatgatgatgaagttaAAGCCATTGTCACGAAAATACTAATACGGGGATGACGTGGTGTACTAACTGACCTCTCGAAGACACTTGTATCCATGGAAGTCGTCCACACAGCTACACTCAAAGAAGCCTGGACCGTATGCTGAACAGAGGGAGTTCTCCGGGCAGTTCAACGCTGTAGAAGCAATGTTATGGGGGGAAAGCTTAGACTCATAAGATACTTTATGAACAGAAATTATGACAGCAACGAACCACAATGCCAACTATAATATTGACACCAGATCACTGTATTCAGAATCACAGCTAAGGTGACACCCACATTTTTTATTTCCCAAAGTGAGTTTAAAGGGGGCAATCTGCGATTGGCACATACGTTTTTTTGACTTCTTAAATGAATTACATATACCCACTGATTCTTGAAGAgtataacttagaaatgcctcatgagcttagttcaacttcGGTACCTCATTATAACAAAAATATACGCTtgtttactccattgtttgtaaacaaagtcattgtaaacaaacactgtatagcctcaaaacatggttaaaactatcatgttgatatcatggatggtcagtccttccaTCCATAGctatgtctatgaatttgagagtggttacatttccccaGCCCCATTCTTctatttaccaaaacagtggcggggTACCCACTTTTTGTTATTGTCCTATAAACTACAAATAAGGACTATGCTACTTCTTCattcaacacaacaacaacaacgatcATGCAGTAAAAACCTTGACAGTGACATACACAGGTGTCCAGTCAGGTTGCAGATGTCCTTCTGTCCTTCACAATGACATGTGTCCCCTTTGACCTCCACCTTATCCCACGATGCATTGCCTCCTGGACAGGCCAGGTTGGCAGGCAGAGCCCTTGCAGGTCCAAAAAGAAAGGATATAGGCTCATTAAAATATGTGTGAATTCTATTCTAATAAGGAACTGATTGGACATTACAATATGTGTGAATTCTATTCTAATAAGGAACTGATTGGACATTAAAATATGTGTGAATTATATTCTAATAAGGAACTGATTGGACATTAAAATATGTGTGAATTCTATTCTAATAAGGAACTGATTGGACATTAAAATGTGCATTGCAAGATTGGACTTGATAAGACAGCTCAGTGAGTTGTACTTACAGGTAACCCAGCTGGATGAAGCCTTGAAACAGTGAATTGTTCAGGTTAACTATGGGGTTCAGTGAGAGATCTCTGTGGAAGAAGAGTAacaaagagaagagaagataCGTCTGTAAGTACCACCGTCTGTATTAAAATGGGAACAAACTGATCATGTTTGTAGCCTAAATGTAAAATGGTCTGTTTTCCATACATCATTGCAGCTGTTGATGCCTCTTGAAGGTCCTCGACATGGCTTAGAGAACAGTTTGATAGGTCCAACCTGAGTGTGAAACAGAGCGGGATGAATAACGCTTAGGGGAAAATACATAATGCAACATAATGACAATGAGACATTTGGCTACAATCAGTTGGTATATTTTACTAACCAGTTGTTCCACGTTACAGTTGTGGAATGTTACTAAATGTGTTATTACATAAAGTGAATAATCATTGAGTATTTGTCCTATGGACAATTCACTGGGACCACCAGGTTATCAACTGCTAAAGGTTACAAAACAAAGCCTggtgtagccggccgtgaccgggagacccatggggcggtgcacaattggcccagtgtcgtccaggtataggggagggaatggccagcagggatgtagctcagttggtagagcatgacgtttgcaacgccagggttgtgggttcgattcccacggggggccagtatgaaaaaaaaaattatattgtaaatgtaatgtaatgtgttgtCAAAGCACAAAAACCTACCCAATGACGTAGTCAGCATTGCTTGGGTTTTGTTTTCGCAGTAGGCAGCAGCGTCCGTCAATCAAACCCGCAGCCGCGGAACAGAACTGGCCCAGAGCGGTGCCGTTCTGCACTGTTCCGTTGCAGAGGTGGCATACCTGTTTGTTCAGCACAAattcacaacagatatattcaCAACGCCTTTATCAACATCAACAGCTTTCTTCAACAACTgattaagaagaagaaaaacGATCTTCCAGGAAACTATTGAGAAATAGCTTCAAGCAACAAATCTCAGTGAATGTTGCAGACAAGACTTAGCAGCAGACAGTTATTGATCGCCCGGTTTACATCGTGACGTATTTCAGTACGCCGTAGGTCATCTTCACCGAGTCCTGCCACTCTACTGAACCGACATGTGTAGTGTTTGTAACAGAGAGCCTGTGTCTGGTCAGAGATCGCATTTATTTTGGGAGATTGCAAAATATGACCTTCAAGACAGGATACATATATTGTTTCATGTGATAATGAAACATGTTTTCTTTAGTTACTTTTTCCTCAACTCGTTTCTCTAACTTTATAGCAAGTCAAGCTAGCTTGCACTGcagagtagctagctagtttaaagctaggctaggttgaagatGCCACTGTCACTAGCGACCTCCACCAAATAATTATCATCAAAAACAAACGCCATAACCATCACAATAAACGTAAACGGGAGGCAACACTCATATAATGTGTATTATTTAACATTACCAGTAGTGGTGTGTAGGTAAAATCATTAGGGAAGCTAAGCCAGAAAGAAAAGGCATATATTACagcctacagtaccagtccaaagtttggacacacctactaattccagggtttttctttattttttactattttctacattgtagaataatagtgaagacatcaaaactatgaaataacacatatggaatcatgtagtaaccaaaaaagtgttaaacaaatcaaaatatattttatatttgagattcttcaaatagccaccctttgccttgatgacagctttgcacactcttggcattctctcaaccagcttcacctggaatgctttaacaaccgtcttgaaggagttcccacatatgctgagcacttgttggctgcttttccttcactctgccgtccaactcatcccaaaccatcacaattgggttgaggtcaggggattgtggagtccaggtcatctgatgcatcactccatcactccttcttggtaaaatatcccttacacagcctggaggtgtgttgggttattgtcctgttgaataacaaatgatagtcccactaagcttaaaccagatgggatggcatatcgctacagaatgctgtggtagccatgctggttaagtgtgccttgaattctaaataagtcaccagcaaagcacccccacaccataacacctcctcctccatgctttacggttggaaatacacatgcggagatcatccgttcacccacaccgcgtttcacaaagacacagcggttggaaccaaaaatctcaaatttggactccagaccaaaggacacatttccaccggtataatgtccattgctcgacgctgattggctattttatacttttttttatcaagggaggtgaaatgctcgctggcttcccttgcatccAATgatacgggcggcaacaatgtcatacttttTTTGGTCAGACAGCATTGGATAGATGGCCAACACATACAGAGACATAGGGCCGCTCTTTCGCtctctcggatgctttctccggtgagatacattcagcctcttggatattgaaggaaaattatgaaacacagagagacgaaacaTAACTATTAAAATAGTACTTATAGGAATTGGTAATTGTTTTCAAGGTGCTAGATATCCCATAAAGCCACCACCGAAAACAGGAGGTTACCGAACCACAAAACAAGATGCAAATATGTGGTTTTCAGTGATGGCTTTATTGGATAGCTAGCaacttgtaaacaattacccattccTATAAGTACCATTTTAATAGTAACGtttaaaaaattacatttttagtcatttagcagacgctcttatccagagcgtacccccgtgggaatctaacccacaaccctggcgttgcaaacaccatgctctaccaactgagctacatccctgccggccattccctcccctaccctggacgtcgctgggccaattgtgcgccgccccatgggtctcccggtcgcggacggctacgacagagcctggattcgaaccaggatctctagtggcacagctagctaaATAATACACATTGGCTGTTAAGACAATTTTATTATATGACTGTTGCCTCCTGTTTTAGTTTATTGTGACCGTCATGGTGTTTGTTTTTGATGATAATTATTAGGTGGCGCTCTGCACTTGCAAGCTAGCTTGACTTGCTATAAAGTTAGAGAAACAAGTTGAGGAAAAAGTAACTAAACATAACATGTTGTTTTATTATCACCTGAAACAATATATTTATCCTGTTTTGAATGAAAACGTCATATTTTGCAATCTCCCAAAAGAAATGCTATCTCTGACTTGAGACAGGCTCTTCTCCATATTGCGCTAAAAACAGATGTCCATTCAGTAGCAGGGCAAGACAAAACGGGGCATTACAATAGCAACAGTGAGTGTAGCCAAGTAGCATAGCAGTTACAATATAACAATACAATGTAGCACATCCGCGTGTATAAACACTGTAAGAGCTCTACTCTGAGTGTAGCAGCAGTTACAATGTAAATAACCTGATATGGCGCGCTGCGCAGCATTCCTGTATGGTATAGAGCTGAAGCAGACCCTTACCTGTAACTCAGTCAGTTGATAACCCCCATAGAAACATAAATGAATGATTAATAAGACCCCTGCTGCATTCTGCTGGCTGGATCCAGCTGTCATTTTTGAACGCGATAGTCATATGAGCAATACAACGTAAACATGTGACTGTCTGTAAGCGACTGAAATCACGGCCGCTTCCTTCATACCCTTGGGTTCGTTTCCTTTCTATCGTTGTCTGATCTCTACAAGACCAGGATTGGTTAAATTAGTATGGGAACGTGGGGACATTCGGTATTGCTAGTTTTATTAACAGGTTATCAATCTTTTCACATTCATTAATGATCAATAAGACTGAAACaaggaaaaagaaagaaaaagcaTCTGTGCTTGTTT
Coding sequences within:
- the LOC121559231 gene encoding all-trans retinoic acid-induced differentiation factor-like, with product MTAGSSQQNAAGVLLIIHLCFYGGYQLTELQVCHLCNGTVQNGTALGQFCSAAAGLIDGRCCLLRKQNPSNADYVIGLDLSNCSLSHVEDLQEASTAAMIDLSLNPIVNLNNSLFQGFIQLGYLALPANLACPGGNASWDKVEVKGDTCHCEGQKDICNLTGHLSLNCPENSLCSAYGPGFFECSCVDDFHGYKCLREGKFPIIQVFGLLGASTVLVSILLWVTQRRKVKSV